Proteins from a single region of Nocardiopsis dassonvillei subsp. dassonvillei DSM 43111:
- a CDS encoding lytic polysaccharide monooxygenase auxiliary activity family 9 protein, with translation MLNRKSDTPRPRNRHRLRTAAALAAATTLFLGLMPAGTANAHGYISNPMSRQAQCAAGIVQCGGIQWEPQSVEGPKGLMQCNGGVGRFAELNDNSRGWRVTDVGRVQTFEWTITAAHSTSTWEYFIGNHRVAVFNDHGARPPWSFSHTVDLSGYSGRHTLLARWNVADTGNAFYACVDVNIRA, from the coding sequence ATGCTGAACCGCAAGTCCGACACCCCCCGCCCCCGCAACCGGCACCGGCTCCGCACCGCGGCGGCGCTGGCCGCCGCCACCACCCTGTTCCTCGGCCTCATGCCCGCGGGCACGGCCAACGCCCACGGCTACATCTCCAACCCGATGAGCCGCCAGGCCCAGTGCGCCGCGGGCATCGTCCAGTGCGGCGGCATCCAGTGGGAGCCGCAGAGCGTGGAGGGCCCCAAGGGGCTCATGCAGTGCAACGGCGGCGTCGGCCGCTTCGCCGAGCTGAACGACAACAGCCGGGGCTGGCGGGTGACCGACGTCGGCCGCGTCCAGACCTTCGAGTGGACCATCACGGCCGCGCACTCCACCTCCACCTGGGAGTACTTCATCGGTAACCACCGTGTGGCCGTGTTCAACGACCACGGCGCCCGTCCGCCGTGGTCGTTCAGCCACACCGTGGACCTGTCGGGGTACAGCGGACGGCACACGCTGCTGGCCAGGTGGAACGTCGCCGACACCGGTAACGCCTTCTACGCCTGCGTGGACGTCAACATCCGCGCCTAG
- the betT gene encoding choline BCCT transporter BetT translates to MATDGGQHRPDREPEPEAEPEPETGPETPEEAERGPSRLKPVVFYGSSALIVALSVWAIVAPTHAGNTIGAVVTWITEVFGWYYFLATTLYLGFVVVIALSRYGRVKLGPQHSKPDYGVFAWAAMLFAAGIGIDLLFFSVSGPVSHYLAPPEGDAQTVEAARQAVVWTLFHYGVTGWAMYALMGMALGYFSFRYHLPLAIRSALYPLIGRRIHGPVGDAVDLAAVIGTIFGISVSLGIGVVQLNYGLNFLFGVPEGVAAQLGLIIVAVLVATMSAVAGVDRGIRRLSEINVVLAVVLMLYVLVFEDPLYLLNALVLNIGDYLSRFPSMTLNTFAYDPPTDWLNAWTLFFWAWWIAWAPFVGMFLARISRGRTIRQFVAATLVVPLLFTLTFLSFFGNSALSVVREGGAAFGQTTMNHPEQGFYALLAQYPGVLFSAGLATVVGLLFYVTSADSGALVMGNLSSHLPTPLTDASPWLRVFWSAATGLLTLAMLLVGGVDTLTSATIIMGLPFSFVMFVIMWGLFKALRIEKFRKDAFRTTLSSSLSDRTAADRRGPERNWRQRIKRAVSFPGRRAAERFVRDVCRPAFRDVAEELREHGAEASVSEGVDEAVGIAYLELRAPMGEEEEFSYRVWPMEVPTPAFAMRSLAEHDTYVRFEVYLTEGSQGYDVMGYTKEQLIGNILDEYERHLEFLRLHREATSGSALPDHGPGTADVQDTEER, encoded by the coding sequence GTGGCCACCGACGGAGGGCAGCACCGTCCGGACCGCGAACCGGAGCCGGAAGCCGAGCCGGAGCCGGAAACCGGACCGGAGACCCCCGAGGAGGCGGAGCGCGGTCCGAGCCGCCTCAAACCGGTCGTGTTCTACGGCTCGTCCGCGCTGATCGTCGCGCTCTCGGTCTGGGCGATCGTCGCGCCCACGCACGCCGGGAACACCATCGGCGCCGTCGTGACGTGGATCACCGAGGTGTTCGGCTGGTACTACTTCCTCGCCACCACCCTCTACCTCGGGTTCGTGGTGGTCATCGCGCTCTCCCGCTACGGCAGGGTCAAGCTCGGCCCCCAGCACTCCAAGCCCGACTACGGGGTGTTCGCCTGGGCGGCCATGCTGTTCGCGGCGGGCATCGGCATCGACCTGCTGTTCTTCTCCGTCTCCGGGCCGGTCAGCCACTACCTGGCGCCGCCCGAGGGCGACGCGCAGACCGTCGAGGCGGCGCGGCAGGCCGTGGTGTGGACGCTCTTCCACTACGGCGTGACCGGGTGGGCGATGTACGCGCTGATGGGCATGGCCCTGGGCTACTTCTCCTTCCGCTACCACCTGCCCCTGGCCATCCGGTCGGCCCTGTACCCGCTGATCGGCAGGCGCATCCACGGCCCGGTCGGCGACGCGGTCGACCTGGCGGCCGTCATCGGCACGATCTTCGGCATCTCCGTGTCGCTCGGCATCGGCGTCGTGCAGCTCAACTACGGGCTCAACTTCCTCTTCGGCGTCCCCGAGGGCGTCGCGGCCCAGCTCGGCCTGATCATCGTCGCCGTGCTCGTGGCCACGATGTCGGCGGTGGCGGGCGTGGACCGGGGTATCCGGCGGCTGTCCGAGATCAACGTCGTGCTAGCCGTCGTCCTGATGCTCTACGTGCTGGTCTTCGAGGACCCCCTCTACCTGCTCAACGCCCTCGTCCTCAACATCGGCGACTACCTCAGCCGCTTCCCCTCCATGACGCTGAACACCTTCGCCTACGACCCGCCGACCGACTGGCTCAACGCCTGGACGCTGTTCTTCTGGGCCTGGTGGATCGCCTGGGCGCCGTTCGTGGGGATGTTCCTCGCCCGGATCTCGCGCGGCCGCACCATCCGGCAGTTCGTGGCGGCGACGCTGGTGGTCCCGCTCCTGTTCACGCTGACCTTCCTGTCCTTCTTCGGCAACAGCGCGCTGAGCGTCGTGCGCGAGGGCGGCGCCGCGTTCGGCCAGACCACCATGAACCACCCCGAACAGGGCTTCTACGCGCTGCTCGCGCAGTACCCGGGGGTGCTGTTCAGCGCCGGGCTGGCCACGGTCGTCGGACTGCTCTTCTACGTCACCTCCGCCGACTCCGGCGCGCTGGTGATGGGCAACCTCAGCTCCCACCTGCCGACGCCGCTCACCGACGCCTCCCCGTGGCTGCGCGTCTTCTGGTCGGCGGCGACCGGCCTGCTCACCCTCGCCATGCTCCTGGTCGGCGGGGTGGACACGCTGACCAGCGCGACCATCATCATGGGCCTGCCGTTCTCGTTCGTGATGTTCGTGATCATGTGGGGCCTGTTCAAGGCGCTGCGGATCGAGAAGTTCCGCAAGGACGCCTTCCGGACCACCCTGTCCTCGTCGCTGTCGGACCGGACCGCGGCCGACCGGCGGGGGCCCGAACGCAACTGGCGGCAGCGGATCAAGCGGGCGGTGAGCTTCCCCGGCAGGCGGGCGGCCGAGCGGTTCGTCCGCGACGTGTGCCGCCCGGCGTTCCGGGACGTCGCCGAGGAGCTGCGCGAACACGGCGCGGAGGCGTCGGTGAGCGAGGGGGTGGACGAGGCCGTCGGCATCGCCTACCTGGAGCTGCGGGCGCCGATGGGCGAGGAGGAGGAGTTCAGCTACCGGGTGTGGCCGATGGAGGTGCCCACCCCCGCGTTCGCCATGCGCTCGCTCGCCGAGCACGACACCTACGTGCGCTTCGAGGTCTACCTCACCGAGGGCAGCCAGGGCTACGACGTGATGGGCTACACCAAGGAGCAGCTCATCGGCAACATCCTCGACGAGTACGAGCGGCACCTGGAGTTCCTGCGGCTGCACCGGGAGGCGACCTCGGGCTCCGCGCTTCCCGACCACGGGCCGGGCACCGCCGACGTCCAGGACACCGAGGAGCGCTGA
- a CDS encoding ABC transporter substrate-binding protein, with product MTHRTPLGTRASHRSLLPLTAVAVLVAGCGAQVEEGQEASAASTVTVQRCGEEVEYTTPQRVVAYEAGSADKLFALGLTDHVHGYVMPPANPPVEESPWAEEYARVEFLSDDLLNRELVVDAGADLVVAGWNSGFSEERGITPEILDGLGIQSFMHTESCFNYPGHPEEVTPFEGLYTDLERLGRIFGVEDRAGELVTDYRARVAAVEEQAPAGDPVPVFLYDSGTDQPFTAGGQVPPNDIISRAGGENIFAGLDERWTQVGWEAVVEAEPEVIIILDYGDQPAQEKIDFLTSFPAMAEVPAVVEENFFVLDYNEGISGPRNIDGLEKFAEYLRGLEQG from the coding sequence GTGACACACCGGACACCCCTCGGGACCCGCGCGTCCCACCGCTCGCTGCTGCCCCTGACCGCTGTGGCCGTCCTGGTCGCCGGGTGCGGAGCCCAGGTCGAGGAAGGGCAGGAGGCCTCGGCCGCGAGCACGGTCACCGTGCAGCGGTGCGGCGAGGAGGTGGAGTACACCACCCCGCAGCGCGTCGTGGCCTACGAGGCCGGGAGCGCCGACAAGCTGTTCGCCCTCGGCCTCACCGACCACGTGCACGGGTACGTGATGCCCCCCGCCAACCCGCCGGTGGAGGAGTCGCCCTGGGCCGAGGAGTACGCCCGGGTGGAGTTCCTCAGCGACGACCTGCTCAACCGGGAGCTCGTCGTGGACGCCGGGGCCGACCTCGTCGTCGCCGGGTGGAACTCCGGGTTCAGCGAGGAGCGGGGCATCACCCCCGAGATCCTGGACGGTCTCGGCATCCAGAGCTTCATGCACACCGAGTCCTGCTTCAACTACCCGGGACACCCCGAGGAGGTCACCCCCTTCGAGGGCCTGTACACCGACCTGGAGCGGCTGGGCCGGATCTTCGGGGTCGAGGACCGCGCCGGGGAGCTCGTCACCGACTACCGGGCGCGGGTGGCCGCCGTGGAGGAGCAGGCCCCCGCCGGCGACCCGGTCCCCGTGTTCCTCTACGACTCGGGCACCGACCAGCCCTTCACCGCGGGCGGCCAGGTCCCGCCCAACGACATCATCAGCCGCGCGGGCGGTGAGAACATCTTCGCCGGCCTCGACGAGCGCTGGACCCAGGTCGGCTGGGAGGCGGTGGTGGAGGCCGAGCCGGAGGTCATCATCATCCTCGACTACGGCGACCAGCCCGCGCAGGAGAAGATCGACTTCCTGACCTCGTTCCCCGCGATGGCCGAGGTCCCGGCGGTGGTCGAGGAGAACTTCTTCGTCCTGGACTACAACGAGGGCATCTCCGGTCCGCGCAACATCGACGGCCTGGAGAAGTTCGCCGAGTACCTGCGCGGTCTGGAACAGGGCTGA
- a CDS encoding TetR/AcrR family transcriptional regulator C-terminal domain-containing protein, translating into MATSGSDQQFDSVFHRPQRRRRSQPALSRERIVAATIDLLDREGASSLTMRKVAAELGVHATSLYWYVERREDLVDLAVDEILAGAASVPPPPDAPWDEALKETALRFYAALTAHTWAAEFAGSRPLIGPNAVALSRRIIEALGEYGGGGEAQAVAIRAVSNQILGAATSAVAMRAMKSDREQEHEEAVAAAVSEADALAVENTYFDQTLDLILAGIRARRGS; encoded by the coding sequence ATGGCAACCTCAGGATCCGACCAGCAGTTCGACAGCGTCTTCCACCGCCCGCAGCGCCGACGCCGGTCCCAGCCCGCCCTCAGCCGCGAACGCATCGTCGCCGCGACCATCGACCTGCTCGACCGCGAGGGGGCGTCCTCGCTGACCATGCGCAAGGTCGCCGCCGAACTCGGGGTGCACGCCACCAGCCTGTACTGGTACGTGGAACGCCGGGAGGACCTGGTGGACCTGGCCGTGGACGAGATCCTGGCCGGGGCCGCCTCCGTGCCGCCGCCCCCGGACGCCCCCTGGGACGAGGCGCTCAAGGAGACCGCCCTGCGGTTCTACGCGGCCCTGACCGCGCACACCTGGGCGGCCGAGTTCGCGGGCTCCCGGCCGCTGATCGGCCCGAACGCCGTCGCCCTGTCGAGGCGCATCATCGAGGCGCTGGGCGAGTACGGCGGGGGCGGGGAGGCGCAGGCGGTCGCCATCCGGGCGGTGTCGAACCAGATCCTCGGCGCGGCCACCTCCGCCGTCGCCATGCGCGCGATGAAGTCCGACCGCGAACAGGAGCACGAGGAGGCCGTCGCCGCCGCGGTCTCGGAGGCGGACGCCCTGGCCGTGGAGAACACCTACTTCGACCAGACGCTGGACCTGATCCTGGCGGGCATCAGGGCGCGGCGCGGGTCCTAG
- a CDS encoding FecCD family ABC transporter permease, protein MPDDAAPDGAASGRTGPAGVRWLATRAGTATAAVVLGVLLAVSAVLAIGLGSAVVPPAETVRYLWAALSGGVIQADEVVRYQIIWQIRTPRVLLAAVVGAGLGVVGVAVQAMVRNALADPYILGVSSGASVGAVLVSVLGALSALGIHAVSAGAFLGALGATLLVHLVARSPTGVTPLRLVLTGVALSFGFQAVMSVIVYLAPSSEATATVLFWTMGSFGAATWSSLPVVAVVVVLGILVLRGLARPLDVLALGDETSASLGVDAAGQRRVLFAVTAVMTGAMVAVSGAIGFVGLVIPHIVRIAVGADHRRVLTVAPLLGALLMVWVDLFSRVVVAPRELPLGVITALIGVPVFLGLMRRRGYLFGGR, encoded by the coding sequence ATGCCCGACGACGCGGCACCCGACGGCGCGGCGTCCGGGCGGACCGGCCCGGCCGGGGTCAGATGGCTGGCCACACGGGCGGGCACGGCCACCGCCGCGGTCGTCCTCGGCGTCCTCCTCGCGGTCTCCGCGGTGCTGGCCATCGGCCTGGGATCGGCGGTGGTCCCCCCGGCCGAGACGGTGCGCTACCTGTGGGCGGCCCTGAGCGGCGGCGTGATCCAGGCAGACGAGGTGGTCCGCTACCAGATCATCTGGCAGATCCGCACCCCCCGGGTCCTGCTCGCCGCCGTCGTCGGGGCCGGTCTGGGGGTCGTGGGCGTGGCCGTCCAGGCCATGGTCCGCAACGCCCTCGCCGACCCCTACATCCTGGGGGTCTCCTCGGGCGCCTCCGTCGGCGCGGTACTGGTCAGCGTGCTGGGCGCACTGTCCGCGCTCGGTATCCACGCGGTCTCCGCCGGGGCCTTCCTGGGCGCGCTGGGCGCGACGCTGCTCGTCCACCTCGTCGCCCGCTCCCCCACGGGGGTCACCCCCCTGCGCCTGGTGCTCACCGGGGTGGCGCTCTCCTTCGGCTTCCAGGCCGTGATGAGCGTGATCGTCTACCTGGCGCCGAGCAGCGAGGCCACCGCCACCGTGCTCTTCTGGACCATGGGGAGCTTCGGCGCGGCCACCTGGAGCTCCCTGCCCGTGGTGGCCGTCGTGGTGGTCCTGGGCATCCTCGTGCTGCGCGGCCTCGCGCGCCCGCTCGACGTGCTGGCCCTGGGCGACGAGACCTCGGCGAGCCTGGGAGTGGACGCGGCCGGGCAGCGCAGGGTCCTGTTCGCGGTGACCGCGGTCATGACCGGGGCCATGGTCGCCGTCAGCGGCGCGATCGGCTTCGTCGGCCTGGTCATCCCCCACATCGTGCGGATCGCGGTGGGCGCCGACCACCGGCGCGTGCTCACCGTCGCCCCGCTGCTGGGCGCGCTCCTCATGGTCTGGGTGGACCTCTTCTCCCGCGTGGTGGTGGCCCCGCGCGAACTCCCCCTGGGCGTCATCACCGCCCTGATCGGCGTACCGGTGTTCCTCGGTCTCATGCGCCGCCGCGGCTACCTGTTCGGAGGACGATGA
- a CDS encoding MerR family transcriptional regulator, whose protein sequence is MPLSFTPPRRVKIGDAAAFVGSTPRAIRHYHEIGLLPEPERGVDGRRRYGYEDMIRLLWIRRMADAGIALDDIRDSFTTGTASADADADADADADGADGIAGILERLEESLADQEAELRRQRAAVRRMRTEGSRMGLLSDFVTQRLKSLPEGSLRQADLDDLLVTERVFGPLGAAVRAGRFIALATRPALREESDRLDDAEEALDDSVAVDDPRVARVAAERHAFESTLHAVIEESGLGEEDDALFDAWDALHPAPADDEADPGSGSREPGSMSAFEAFGKMPYDFSPARQRCMELAGELSARDSPAA, encoded by the coding sequence ATGCCCCTGTCCTTCACGCCGCCCCGCCGGGTCAAGATCGGCGACGCGGCGGCCTTCGTCGGCAGCACGCCGCGGGCGATCCGCCACTACCACGAGATCGGCCTGCTCCCCGAGCCCGAGCGGGGCGTCGACGGCCGCCGCCGCTACGGGTACGAGGACATGATCCGCCTGCTGTGGATCCGCAGGATGGCCGACGCCGGGATCGCCCTGGACGACATCCGCGACTCCTTCACCACCGGCACGGCTTCCGCCGACGCCGACGCCGACGCCGACGCCGACGCCGACGGCGCAGACGGTATCGCGGGCATCCTGGAGCGGTTGGAGGAGAGCCTCGCCGATCAGGAGGCGGAACTGCGGCGGCAGCGGGCCGCCGTGCGGCGGATGCGCACCGAAGGCAGCCGTATGGGCCTGCTCTCCGACTTCGTCACCCAGCGCCTCAAGAGCCTGCCCGAGGGCTCCCTGCGCCAGGCGGACCTGGACGATCTGCTGGTCACCGAGCGGGTCTTCGGCCCGCTCGGCGCGGCCGTCCGGGCCGGCCGCTTCATCGCCCTGGCCACGCGTCCCGCTCTGCGGGAGGAGTCCGACCGCCTCGATGACGCCGAGGAGGCGCTCGACGACAGCGTCGCCGTCGATGATCCGCGGGTGGCCCGGGTGGCCGCCGAACGGCACGCCTTCGAAAGCACCCTGCACGCCGTCATCGAGGAGTCGGGCCTGGGGGAGGAGGACGACGCCCTCTTCGACGCCTGGGACGCTCTGCACCCCGCTCCCGCCGATGACGAGGCCGACCCCGGCTCCGGCAGTCGGGAGCCGGGCTCCATGAGCGCGTTCGAAGCCTTCGGCAAGATGCCCTACGACTTCTCCCCGGCCCGGCAGCGCTGTATGGAACTGGCCGGGGAACTGTCCGCCCGGGACTCACCCGCCGCCTGA
- a CDS encoding dihydrofolate reductase family protein, translated as MSDVGIGTGRVVVNRAMSLDGFIAGPGHAMDWISEYLTADAVPEVMAATGAMLVGRRTYEVAKRMPDQGTAYDGGPQFVLTHEPPEEPDPTVTFLTCGLEEAVATARGAAGDRNLEILGADVAAQCLRRGLVDEILVYVLPVLLGDGVRFTPPGLGRIDLEPFGNTQSGAVTTLRFRVRK; from the coding sequence ATGAGTGACGTGGGCATCGGCACCGGCAGAGTGGTCGTGAACAGGGCGATGTCACTGGACGGCTTCATCGCCGGTCCCGGCCACGCGATGGACTGGATCTCGGAGTACCTGACCGCGGACGCGGTCCCGGAGGTCATGGCTGCCACGGGCGCCATGCTCGTCGGCCGGAGGACCTACGAGGTCGCCAAACGCATGCCCGACCAGGGCACCGCCTACGACGGGGGACCGCAGTTCGTCCTCACCCACGAGCCCCCCGAAGAGCCGGACCCCACCGTCACCTTCCTCACCTGCGGACTCGAAGAGGCCGTCGCCACGGCACGCGGCGCCGCGGGCGACAGGAACCTGGAGATCCTCGGCGCCGACGTGGCCGCCCAGTGCCTGCGGCGCGGGCTCGTCGACGAGATCCTGGTGTACGTCCTACCGGTGCTGCTCGGTGACGGTGTCCGCTTCACGCCCCCGGGCCTCGGCAGGATCGACCTGGAGCCCTTCGGCAACACCCAGTCGGGCGCCGTCACGACGCTGCGCTTCCGCGTGCGGAAGTAG
- a CDS encoding discoidin domain-containing protein — MHEHPTVRVFRTERQRARTGEWLADHRLVVGFEPGGAVPLAQLGWRDLDGAEAVVGFEPGMTAFTGTRTTADGASHAWRGRLVERLTDRPVHRFGVEGADGEEELRLLIEDGGSPAARVTWADREGGGGAVALRTIALEEAGSGEEVTGGVREVRAGNEHTRAGEVAANLLDDTSSKWLSWRDADWLEFTMAEPVSVRHYVLVSANDFADRDPRNWALKGSADGRTWVTLDTRSDEFFPGRHHARDFHVTDPAADTPYRHLRLEITGNCGGSEIQLNRVRFFSEGRTYEAFDGHRYTAGGAPSPYGGIAQDLPARVPATAEQWRAYLAGYSADMLRVLTEEELPGTTAEQRAASWLGCDGAPEERIAELEERLGRRLPPGYRAFLEASDGWGPASAFVYGLRSTAAVGWAADLEDECGVDESLVAGEGGPVGPLLLVSAEGDAQDWVLDAGDVSPDGEWAAYTWSSWNPGPGERHRSFADLVAAERASFEELLGAEGRPVHPEGALELLARGRRAALEGRVEEALNALRRAKEKGSGAAAYLEVVLAAFLDVRGAHHRLRGLLHRPHVVAEVGTGRIEAEAVPLYLHSAGLDTPGGAAYADRALAGAVPGLDIPSGGTERREWLASRRLPEPPAFERALDTARELAARGATDEAWAAVEGALPGWYPLEPNRIAPVVLLTDPALREVVTPARAREVAFTPRGLTSAAGEAVRRTQSAD, encoded by the coding sequence ATGCACGAGCACCCGACCGTCCGCGTCTTCCGCACCGAACGGCAGCGGGCCCGGACGGGGGAGTGGCTGGCCGACCACCGGCTGGTGGTCGGGTTCGAACCCGGCGGGGCCGTACCGTTGGCCCAGCTCGGCTGGCGCGACCTCGACGGCGCGGAGGCGGTGGTCGGGTTCGAACCCGGCATGACCGCGTTCACCGGCACGCGGACCACCGCGGACGGCGCGTCCCACGCCTGGCGGGGACGGCTGGTGGAGCGGCTCACCGACCGCCCCGTCCACAGGTTCGGCGTCGAGGGCGCGGACGGGGAGGAGGAACTGCGGCTGCTCATCGAGGACGGCGGCTCCCCGGCCGCGCGGGTCACCTGGGCCGACCGCGAGGGCGGCGGCGGTGCGGTCGCCCTGCGCACCATCGCCCTGGAGGAGGCCGGTAGCGGGGAGGAGGTCACCGGCGGGGTGCGCGAGGTGCGGGCGGGCAACGAGCACACGCGGGCGGGCGAGGTCGCCGCCAACCTCCTCGACGACACCTCCTCCAAGTGGCTGAGCTGGCGCGACGCCGACTGGCTGGAGTTCACCATGGCCGAACCCGTCAGCGTCCGGCACTACGTCCTGGTCTCCGCCAACGACTTCGCCGACCGCGACCCCCGGAACTGGGCGCTCAAGGGGTCGGCGGACGGCCGGACCTGGGTCACGCTCGACACCCGTTCCGACGAGTTCTTCCCCGGCCGCCACCACGCCCGCGACTTCCACGTCACCGACCCGGCCGCGGACACCCCCTACCGGCACCTGCGGCTGGAGATCACCGGCAACTGCGGCGGCTCCGAGATCCAGCTCAACCGGGTGCGCTTCTTCTCCGAGGGCCGCACCTACGAGGCGTTCGACGGACACCGCTACACGGCGGGCGGCGCGCCCTCCCCGTACGGGGGGATAGCTCAGGACCTGCCGGCCCGCGTCCCGGCCACCGCCGAGCAGTGGCGGGCCTACCTGGCCGGGTACAGCGCGGACATGCTGCGGGTCCTGACCGAGGAGGAACTCCCCGGGACCACCGCGGAGCAGCGCGCCGCCTCCTGGCTGGGCTGCGACGGCGCACCCGAGGAGCGGATCGCGGAGCTGGAGGAGCGGCTCGGCAGGCGGCTCCCGCCCGGTTACCGCGCCTTCCTGGAGGCCTCCGACGGCTGGGGGCCCGCGAGCGCGTTCGTGTACGGCCTGCGCTCCACCGCCGCCGTCGGCTGGGCGGCCGACCTGGAGGACGAGTGCGGTGTGGACGAGTCCCTCGTGGCGGGGGAGGGCGGCCCCGTCGGACCGCTGCTGCTGGTCTCGGCCGAAGGGGACGCCCAGGACTGGGTGCTGGACGCGGGCGACGTCTCCCCCGACGGGGAGTGGGCCGCCTACACCTGGTCGAGCTGGAACCCCGGCCCGGGGGAGCGCCACCGCTCCTTCGCCGACCTCGTGGCCGCCGAACGCGCCTCGTTCGAGGAGCTGCTCGGTGCGGAGGGGCGCCCGGTGCACCCGGAGGGAGCGCTCGAACTCCTGGCGAGGGGCCGCCGCGCCGCGCTGGAGGGCCGGGTGGAGGAGGCGCTGAACGCCCTGCGCCGGGCCAAGGAGAAGGGATCGGGCGCCGCCGCCTACCTCGAAGTCGTCCTCGCGGCCTTCCTCGACGTGCGGGGGGCGCACCACAGGCTGCGCGGCCTGCTGCACCGCCCCCACGTGGTCGCCGAGGTCGGCACCGGGCGGATCGAGGCCGAGGCGGTGCCGCTCTACCTGCACAGCGCCGGTCTGGACACCCCCGGCGGCGCGGCCTACGCCGACCGCGCCCTGGCCGGGGCCGTGCCCGGCCTCGACATCCCCTCCGGCGGGACCGAGCGGCGGGAGTGGCTGGCCTCCCGTCGGCTGCCGGAGCCGCCCGCCTTCGAGCGCGCCCTGGACACGGCCCGCGAGCTGGCCGCCCGCGGCGCCACCGACGAGGCCTGGGCCGCCGTCGAGGGGGCCCTGCCCGGGTGGTACCCCCTGGAGCCGAACCGGATCGCCCCGGTGGTCCTGCTCACCGACCCCGCGCTGCGCGAGGTGGTCACCCCGGCCCGCGCCCGGGAGGTGGCGTTCACCCCGCGCGGCCTCACGTCCGCCGCGGGGGAGGCGGTGCGCCGGACCCAGAGCGCGGACTGA
- a CDS encoding ABC transporter ATP-binding protein, which translates to MDLRLDGLSVELGGARIVESLSLDVPAGQVVGLVGPNGSGKSTALRCVYRALRPSGGTVWVGDEDLSSLSLRRSAQRVAALTQESGSDLDFTVQEVVALGRAPHLRGNQPLDARERDLCRRAMERLEVAHLAHRGVMELSGGERQRVLVARALVQEPSVLVLDEPTNHLDIRHQIALLSLLRDSGLTVLVVLHDLNLAAAACDRIGVLHEGRLVAAGAPDQVLTPALLLEVFGIEASVVPHPLTGDPQLLYRLLPAVEKGLQ; encoded by the coding sequence ATGGACCTGCGCCTGGACGGGCTGTCCGTCGAGCTCGGCGGCGCCCGGATCGTGGAGAGCCTCTCCCTGGACGTGCCCGCGGGACAGGTCGTGGGGCTGGTGGGCCCCAACGGCTCGGGCAAGTCCACGGCCCTGCGCTGCGTCTACCGGGCGCTGCGCCCCAGCGGCGGGACCGTGTGGGTCGGGGACGAGGACCTGTCCTCCCTGAGCCTGCGCCGGAGCGCCCAGCGGGTGGCCGCCCTGACCCAGGAGAGCGGCAGCGACCTCGACTTCACGGTGCAGGAGGTCGTCGCCCTGGGGCGCGCCCCGCACCTGCGCGGCAACCAGCCGCTCGACGCGCGCGAGCGCGACCTGTGCCGCCGGGCCATGGAGCGCCTGGAGGTGGCCCACCTGGCCCACAGGGGCGTCATGGAGCTGTCCGGGGGCGAGCGCCAGCGGGTGCTGGTGGCCCGCGCCCTGGTCCAGGAGCCCAGCGTGCTGGTCCTGGACGAGCCCACCAACCACCTGGACATCCGCCACCAGATCGCGCTGCTGTCCCTGCTCCGGGACTCGGGGCTCACCGTCCTGGTGGTCCTGCACGACCTCAACCTGGCCGCGGCGGCCTGCGACCGGATCGGTGTGCTCCACGAGGGCCGACTGGTGGCCGCGGGCGCTCCCGACCAGGTCCTGACCCCCGCCCTGCTCCTGGAGGTCTTCGGCATCGAGGCCTCCGTCGTCCCCCATCCCCTGACCGGGGACCCCCAGCTGCTGTACCGGCTGCTCCCCGCCGTCGAGAAAGGCCTCCAGTGA